A DNA window from Luteolibacter luteus contains the following coding sequences:
- a CDS encoding alpha-1,2-fucosyltransferase, translating into MKRIAVAMIKGGLGNQLFAYAAARAYAMRTNRELLIDHVSGFTRDGYGRGYKLDLFPISGTLAPKRWQLGDPKGSHHKFIRSMNKVLPNPWKSYLAEDQDKDETQLTGFISNRQVVRLNGYWQSEKFFAERAATIRTELKLPAFEDGPDKDLEAELASSSSVFLHIRRDRYSPRLGSGYYDSSIASALSTLGSCQFHVFGDDLEWARQYLDFQGAPVTFQSSENSDELRDFRLMMACRHAIVANSSFSWWAAWLKRHADKRVWTPSTPGWPLKPASEWTKVPNRLEY; encoded by the coding sequence GTGAAACGTATCGCCGTTGCCATGATCAAAGGCGGGCTGGGCAACCAGCTCTTCGCCTATGCGGCTGCCCGTGCCTACGCGATGCGGACGAACCGGGAGCTCCTCATCGACCACGTCTCCGGCTTCACCCGCGATGGCTACGGCCGCGGCTACAAGCTCGACCTCTTTCCCATCTCCGGGACCCTCGCGCCGAAGCGTTGGCAACTGGGCGACCCGAAGGGCTCGCATCACAAGTTCATCCGCTCGATGAACAAGGTGCTGCCGAATCCATGGAAATCCTACCTCGCCGAAGACCAGGACAAGGACGAGACACAGCTCACCGGCTTCATCTCGAACCGTCAGGTGGTGCGCCTGAATGGCTACTGGCAGAGTGAGAAATTCTTCGCAGAGCGTGCTGCCACCATCCGCACCGAGTTGAAGCTGCCGGCCTTTGAAGACGGTCCCGACAAGGATCTGGAGGCGGAGCTGGCTTCGAGTTCTTCCGTGTTCCTTCATATCCGCCGGGATCGCTACAGCCCGCGGCTGGGATCCGGCTACTACGACTCTAGTATCGCATCCGCGCTTTCCACCCTGGGAAGCTGCCAGTTCCACGTCTTCGGGGACGACCTGGAGTGGGCAAGGCAGTATCTCGATTTCCAAGGCGCGCCGGTGACCTTCCAGTCGTCGGAGAACAGCGATGAACTGCGCGATTTCCGCCTGATGATGGCCTGTCGTCATGCCATCGTGGCAAACAGCTCATTCAGCTGGTGGGCCGCATGGCTGAAGCGCCATGCCGACAAGCGGGTCTGGACCCCCTCCACCCCCGGCTGGCCTCTCAAGCCCGCCTCCGAGTGGACGAAGGTTCCGAACCGCCTTGAATATTAA
- a CDS encoding PQQ-dependent sugar dehydrogenase, which translates to MSRKSLLLLAVLCGVADAQSVTHRWKFNDTPAGSLSHLTIIPDVITGAPGQIVGNGATRTGTALTLPGTSGGDNAANAISAYLDLPNGIVSSKTNLTLEIWATIHSGKNWQRLFDFGRMNISGNGAAGELTPSSVAPGGTNSSDNLMLAVQRGGDINTQQLTARLDGGGEIQSQTGIATTLNTQYHYVITFQSGVGANPGTGGRLTWYRNGVQAGFLDTNFKLNQVEDVNNWLGRSMWSNDSNSNISYNDVRIYDYALSPAQITANTSAGPDGAFPAPVTQPDAATMRHNAKARVRVLANDVGEVSRATLAIDQQPASGTATAMPDGTVLYTHTTGTPANDSFVYRVSNSTGQSSTGTVTVTFSSALKIPSPGLNVPSTPPPTAYALNNALGSLTFNQPLSIATPPGETQRLFICEKPGVVRLVPNVTAASPTSSVFLDLATLVNNRANEDFFPDSGGESGLLSIAFHPQYASNRQFYVFYTVSKTGGNRFQRVSRFTAQAGNPNAADTASEQILIEQLDDETNHNGGDMHFGPNDGYLYISVGDEGSGNDALNNSQTINKDLFSGILRIDVDKKPGNVAPTAHASIPLDSGVARFSIPIDNPFVHTSLGGSWDGKYNGANVSQTTVRREFWATGLRNPWRMGFDPATGDLWCADVGQGAWEEVDVIRRGGNYGWAYREGEHNGAKSGSAPANFDTLYHSKPIYEYPRNNPGFDGYSVTGGRVYRGTRIAALTGKYIFADYGSGNVWALNLDGEGIQRLAGEGGISGFGYDPSNQDILIADIGDGIIRRLTATTDDSSYPQTLSSTGLFADLTDLSPSPGVTPYNVNLPFWSDHAVKSRWFTIPNGTSQFTWSKDGLWTLPTGTIWVKHFDMEMERGVPASKKRIETRLIVKNAGGAYGVSYRWNEAGTEATLVGDSGEDFTLDVTSNGTPVPQTWHIPSRAECMICHTSQAGHALSFNTRQLNLANDILGFSGNQLTTLRTQGYLSNEPGSPNLLPRHLRADEDDYSVEARVRSYIAVNCSYCHKIGGTAPASWDGRPELTLTQTGLINGEATNNGGNPANKLVVPGDTTHSVALNRVAVTNGFTRMPPISSNVIDTASVALLTEWINGELDERVVYEDWRITNFEPDNDPAGAPTADPDGDGITNQDEYLAGTNPHNAASGLRPLVTADPAGIKLSFPVPVNRSYRIDASQDMQAWTPWNVPGNQGLPAPGGEIELVIPPNDPMRFFRVELREN; encoded by the coding sequence ATGAGCCGGAAATCTCTCCTCCTTCTCGCCGTGCTGTGTGGCGTCGCCGATGCCCAATCCGTCACCCATCGTTGGAAATTCAACGATACGCCCGCTGGCTCTCTCTCCCATCTCACCATCATCCCGGACGTCATCACCGGTGCTCCCGGACAGATCGTTGGCAATGGCGCCACCCGCACCGGCACCGCCCTGACCCTGCCGGGCACCAGCGGCGGTGACAACGCTGCCAATGCGATCTCCGCTTACCTCGACCTGCCGAATGGCATCGTCTCTTCGAAGACGAATCTCACCCTCGAGATCTGGGCCACCATTCATTCCGGAAAAAATTGGCAGCGGCTCTTCGACTTCGGCCGCATGAACATCTCCGGGAATGGCGCGGCGGGTGAACTCACGCCGTCCAGCGTTGCCCCGGGCGGCACGAATTCCAGCGATAACCTGATGCTCGCTGTCCAGCGCGGCGGCGATATCAACACCCAGCAACTCACCGCACGGCTTGATGGCGGCGGCGAGATCCAGAGCCAGACCGGCATCGCGACCACGCTCAATACCCAGTACCACTACGTCATCACTTTCCAATCCGGAGTCGGCGCGAATCCCGGTACCGGCGGCCGTCTCACCTGGTATCGCAATGGCGTCCAGGCCGGTTTCCTCGACACGAACTTCAAGCTGAACCAGGTCGAGGACGTGAACAACTGGCTCGGCCGCTCGATGTGGAGCAACGACAGTAATTCGAACATTTCCTACAACGACGTCCGCATCTACGACTACGCGCTTTCTCCTGCCCAGATCACTGCGAACACCAGCGCCGGTCCCGATGGCGCCTTTCCCGCTCCCGTCACCCAGCCGGACGCGGCGACCATGCGGCACAATGCAAAGGCTCGCGTCAGGGTCTTGGCGAACGATGTCGGCGAAGTCTCCCGGGCCACCTTGGCCATCGACCAGCAGCCGGCCTCCGGCACCGCAACTGCCATGCCCGATGGGACGGTCCTCTACACCCACACCACGGGCACTCCGGCGAATGACAGCTTCGTCTACCGTGTCTCGAATAGCACCGGACAATCCAGCACCGGCACGGTGACCGTGACCTTCTCTTCGGCGCTGAAAATCCCTTCGCCCGGCCTCAATGTCCCGTCCACCCCGCCTCCCACCGCCTATGCGCTGAACAACGCGCTGGGCAGCCTCACCTTCAATCAGCCGCTCAGCATCGCCACGCCACCGGGCGAGACCCAGCGGCTCTTCATCTGCGAGAAGCCCGGAGTCGTGAGGCTGGTGCCGAATGTCACCGCCGCCTCACCGACGTCCAGCGTCTTCCTCGATCTCGCGACGCTGGTGAACAACCGCGCGAATGAGGATTTCTTCCCCGACTCCGGCGGAGAATCCGGCCTGCTCAGCATCGCCTTCCATCCGCAGTATGCGAGCAACCGCCAGTTCTACGTCTTCTACACCGTGAGCAAGACTGGCGGGAACCGCTTCCAGCGTGTCAGCCGCTTCACCGCCCAAGCGGGAAATCCGAACGCCGCCGATACCGCCTCGGAGCAGATCCTCATCGAACAACTCGACGACGAAACCAATCACAATGGCGGGGACATGCACTTCGGCCCCAATGACGGCTATCTCTACATCTCCGTGGGAGACGAAGGCAGCGGCAACGACGCGCTGAACAACAGCCAAACGATCAACAAGGACCTCTTCTCCGGGATTCTCCGCATCGATGTGGATAAGAAGCCTGGAAACGTCGCACCGACCGCCCACGCATCCATCCCGCTCGATAGCGGGGTCGCACGTTTCTCCATCCCCATCGACAATCCCTTCGTCCACACCTCGCTCGGGGGAAGCTGGGACGGAAAATACAATGGCGCGAATGTGAGTCAGACCACGGTGCGCCGCGAGTTCTGGGCCACCGGCCTGCGGAACCCCTGGCGCATGGGCTTCGATCCCGCCACCGGTGATCTCTGGTGTGCCGATGTAGGCCAGGGCGCTTGGGAAGAGGTGGACGTGATCCGCCGTGGAGGCAACTACGGCTGGGCCTACCGCGAGGGAGAACACAACGGGGCCAAGTCCGGATCCGCTCCCGCAAATTTCGACACGCTCTACCACAGCAAGCCGATCTACGAGTACCCTCGTAATAATCCGGGCTTCGACGGCTACTCCGTGACCGGCGGCCGCGTCTATCGTGGCACCCGCATCGCAGCCCTGACCGGGAAATACATCTTCGCCGACTATGGCTCCGGGAATGTCTGGGCATTGAATCTCGATGGCGAAGGCATCCAGCGCCTCGCTGGCGAAGGCGGGATCTCCGGCTTCGGATACGATCCCTCGAACCAGGATATTCTGATTGCGGATATCGGGGATGGCATCATCCGCCGTCTCACTGCCACCACGGATGACAGCAGCTATCCTCAGACCCTGAGTTCCACCGGTCTCTTTGCCGATCTCACCGATCTCTCTCCCTCGCCGGGTGTGACTCCTTACAATGTGAACCTGCCCTTCTGGAGCGATCACGCGGTGAAGAGCCGCTGGTTCACCATCCCGAATGGCACCTCGCAGTTCACCTGGTCGAAAGACGGGCTGTGGACCCTTCCTACCGGCACCATCTGGGTGAAGCACTTCGACATGGAGATGGAGCGGGGCGTACCCGCGAGCAAGAAGCGGATCGAGACCCGCCTGATCGTGAAAAACGCCGGGGGTGCCTATGGCGTGAGCTACCGCTGGAATGAAGCCGGCACCGAGGCCACCTTGGTCGGGGACAGCGGCGAGGATTTCACATTGGACGTCACCAGCAATGGGACCCCCGTCCCGCAGACTTGGCATATTCCCAGCCGCGCGGAGTGCATGATCTGCCACACGTCCCAAGCGGGCCACGCGCTTTCCTTCAATACGCGCCAGCTCAATCTCGCGAACGATATCCTCGGCTTCTCCGGCAATCAGCTCACGACGCTCAGGACCCAAGGTTATCTCTCGAATGAGCCGGGCTCTCCGAACCTGCTGCCGCGGCACCTCCGCGCGGATGAGGATGACTATTCGGTGGAAGCACGCGTGCGATCCTACATCGCGGTGAATTGCTCCTACTGTCACAAGATCGGCGGCACTGCCCCGGCGTCATGGGATGGCCGCCCGGAACTCACCTTGACTCAGACGGGCCTGATCAATGGCGAAGCCACCAACAACGGAGGAAATCCCGCGAACAAGCTGGTGGTCCCCGGAGACACCACGCACTCCGTAGCGTTGAATCGCGTGGCCGTGACCAATGGCTTCACCCGCATGCCCCCGATCAGCAGCAATGTGATCGATACCGCGAGCGTGGCCCTGCTGACGGAGTGGATCAATGGCGAGTTGGACGAGCGCGTGGTTTATGAGGACTGGCGCATCACCAATTTCGAGCCGGACAATGATCCCGCCGGCGCTCCTACCGCCGATCCGGATGGCGATGGCATCACCAATCAGGACGAATACCTGGCGGGGACCAATCCCCACAACGCCGCCAGCGGGCTGCGTCCACTCGTCACCGCTGATCCCGCCGGCATCAAGCTAAGCTTCCCGGTGCCCGTGAACCGATCCTACCGCATCGATGCCTCGCAGGATATGCAGGCTTGGACACCTTGGAACGTCCCCGGCAATCAGGGCCTGCCCGCCCCCGGCGGCGAGATCGAGCTCGTCATTCCGCCCAACGATCCAATGCGCTTCTTCCGCGTCGAACTCCGGGAGAACTAA
- a CDS encoding GNAT family N-acetyltransferase, producing the protein MLPAPEPRDAPTLVRLFTDPKVRRYLGGPLSQEAAEVRVAGLIEGAGAGAGAGVIREDGEAVGLIWLSPHHGSDDMELSFVLLREWQGKGVAFRACTEALRFAFDQLGLERVVSETQVANKRSIALLERLGMNEDRRLERFGEAQVIYAIRAGG; encoded by the coding sequence ATGCTCCCGGCTCCTGAACCACGCGATGCGCCGACCTTGGTGCGGCTTTTCACCGACCCGAAAGTACGACGCTATCTGGGCGGACCGCTTTCCCAAGAGGCTGCGGAAGTCCGGGTGGCGGGCCTGATCGAAGGAGCAGGAGCAGGAGCAGGAGCAGGAGTGATCCGGGAGGATGGCGAAGCGGTCGGCCTGATCTGGCTTTCGCCCCATCACGGTAGTGATGATATGGAACTTTCCTTCGTCCTGCTGCGGGAGTGGCAGGGGAAGGGCGTGGCTTTCCGCGCATGCACCGAAGCGCTGCGCTTCGCCTTTGATCAGCTGGGCTTGGAGCGTGTGGTGTCGGAAACCCAGGTAGCGAACAAAAGATCGATCGCCCTGTTAGAGAGGTTGGGCATGAACGAGGACCGGCGCTTGGAGCGATTCGGTGAGGCGCAGGTGATTTATGCGATCCGTGCCGGCGGTTAG